The proteins below are encoded in one region of Dasypus novemcinctus isolate mDasNov1 chromosome 13, mDasNov1.1.hap2, whole genome shotgun sequence:
- the PROX1 gene encoding prospero homeobox protein 1 isoform X2 produces the protein MPDHDSTALLSRQTKRRRVDIGVKRTVGTASAFFAKARATFFSAMNPQGSEQDVEYSVVQHADGEKSNVLRKLLKRANSYEDAMMPFPGATIISQLLKNNMNKNGGTEPSFQASGLSSTGSEVHQEDICSNSSRDSPPECLSPFGRPTMSQFDMDRLCDEHLRAKRARVENIIRGMSHSPSVALRGNENEREMAPQSVSPRESYRENKRKQKLPQQQQQSFQQLVSARKEQKREERRQLKQQLEDMQKQLRQLQEKFYQIYDSTDSENDEDGNLSEDSMRSEILDARAQDSVGRSDNEMCELDPGQFIDRARALIREQEMAENKPKREGNNKDRDHGPNSLQPEGKHLAETLKQELNTAMSQVVDTVVKVFSAKPSRQLPQVFPPLQIPQARFAVNGENHNFHTANQRLQCFGDVIIPNPLDTFGNVPMPGSTDQTEALPLVVRKNSSDQSAAGPPAGGHHQPLHQSPLSATAGFTASTFRHPFPLPLMAYPFQSPLGAPSSSFSGKDRASPESLDLTRETTSLRTKMSSHHLSHHPCSPAHPPSAAEGLSLSLIKSECGDLQDMSEISPYSGSAMQEGLSPNHLKKAKLMFFYTRYPSSNMLKTYFSDVKFNRCITSQLIKWFSNFREFYYIQMEKYARQAINDGATSTEELSITRDCELYRALNMHYNKANDFEVPERFLEVAQITLREFFNAIIAGKDVDPSWKKAIYKVICKLDSEVPEIFKSPNCLQELLHE, from the exons ATGCCTGACCATGACAGCACAGCCCTCTTAAGCCGGCAAACCAAGAGGAGAAGAGTTGACATTGGAGTGAAAAGGACGGTAGGGACAGCATCTGCATTTTTTGCTAAGGCAAGAGCAACGTTTTTTAGTGCCATGAATCCCCAAGGTTCCGAACAGGATGTTGAGTATTCAGTGGTGCAGCATGCAGATGGGGAAAAGTCAAATGTACTGCGCAAGCTGCTGAAGAGGGCGAACTCGTATGAAGATGCCATGATGCCTTTTCCAGGAGCAACCATAATTTCCCAGCTGTTGAAAAATAACATGAACAAAAATGGTGGCACAGAGCCCAGTTTCCAAGCCAGCGGTCTCTCTAGCACAGGCTCCGAAGTACATCAGGAGGATATATGCAGCAACTCTTCAAGAGACAGCCCCCCAGAGTGTCTTTCCCCTTTTGGCAGGCCTACTATGAGCCAGTTTGATATGGATCGCTTATGTGATGAGCACCTGAGAGCAAAGCGCGCCCGGGTTGAGAATATAATTCGGGGTATGAGCCATTCCCCCAGCGTGGCATTAAGGggcaatgaaaatgaaagagagatgGCCCCGCAGTCTGTGAGTCCCCGGGAAAGTTACCGAGAAAACAAACGCAAGCAAAAGctgccccagcagcagcagcagagttTCCAGCAGCTGGTTTCAGCCCGGAAAGAACAGAAGCGAGAGGAGCGCCGGCAGCTGAAGCAGCAGCTGGAGGACATGCAGAAACAGCTGCGCCAGCTGCAGGAGAAGTTCTACCAGATCTACGACAGCACTGATTCTGAGAATGATGAAGACGGTAACCTGTCTGAAGACAGCATGCGCTCGGAGATCTTGGACGCCAGGGCCCAGGACTCCGTCGGGAGGTCGGATAACGAGATGTGTGAGCTCGACCCAGGACAGTTCATTGACCGGGCCCGGGCTCTGATCAGAGAGCAGGAGATGGCGGAGAACAAGCCGAAACGAGAAGGCAACAACAAAGACCGCGACCACGGGCCAAACTCCTTACAACCAGAAGGCAAACATTTGGCCGAGACCTTGAAGCAGGAGCTGAACACTGCCATGTCGCAAGTCGTGGACACTGTGGTCAAAGTCTTCTCGGCCAAACCTTCCCGCCAGCTTCCTCAGGTCTTCCCGCCCCTGCAGATCCCCCAGGCCAGGTTCGCAGTCAATGGGGAAAACCACAATTTCCACACCGCCAACCAGCGCCTGCAGTGCTTTGGCGATGTCATCATTCCGAACCCCCTGGACACCTTCGGCAACGTGCCGATGCCTGGCTCCACCGACCAGACGGAAGCTCTGCCCCTGGTTGTGCGCAAAAACTCATCTGACCAGTCGGCCGCCGGCCCCCCGGCAGGCGGCCACCACCAGCCCCTGCACCAGTCGCCTCTCTCCGCCACCGCGGGCTTCACCGCCTCCACCTTCCGccaccccttccccctgcccttgATGGCCTACCCGTTTCAGAGTCCCTTAGGTGCTCCCTCCAGCTCCTTCTCTGGGAAAGACAGAGCCTCTCCTGAATCCTTAGACTTAACTAGGGAGACCACAAGCCTGCGGACCAAGATGTCATCCCACCACCTGAGCCACCACCCCTGTTCCCCGGCCCACCCGCCCAGCGCCGCCGAGGGGCTCTCCTTGTCGCTCATCAAGTCCGAATGCGGTGACCTTCAAGACATGTCCGAAATCTCACCTTATTCGGGAAGTGCa ATGCAGGAAGGATTGTCACCCAATCACTTGAAAAAAGCAAAGCTCATGTTCTTTTATACCCGTTATCCCAGCTCCAATATGCTGAAGACCTACTTCTCCGATGTAAAG TTCAACAGATGCATTACCTCTCAGCTCATCAAGTGGTTTAGCAATTTCCGTGAGTTTTACTACATTCAGATGGAGAAGTATGCGCGTCAAGCCATCAATGACGGGGCCACCAGTACCGAAGAGCTGTCTATAACCAGAGACTGTGAGCTGTACAGGGCTCTGAACATGCACTACAATAAAGCAAATGACTTTGAG
- the PROX1 gene encoding prospero homeobox protein 1 isoform X1: MPDHDSTALLSRQTKRRRVDIGVKRTVGTASAFFAKARATFFSAMNPQGSEQDVEYSVVQHADGEKSNVLRKLLKRANSYEDAMMPFPGATIISQLLKNNMNKNGGTEPSFQASGLSSTGSEVHQEDICSNSSRDSPPECLSPFGRPTMSQFDMDRLCDEHLRAKRARVENIIRGMSHSPSVALRGNENEREMAPQSVSPRESYRENKRKQKLPQQQQQSFQQLVSARKEQKREERRQLKQQLEDMQKQLRQLQEKFYQIYDSTDSENDEDGNLSEDSMRSEILDARAQDSVGRSDNEMCELDPGQFIDRARALIREQEMAENKPKREGNNKDRDHGPNSLQPEGKHLAETLKQELNTAMSQVVDTVVKVFSAKPSRQLPQVFPPLQIPQARFAVNGENHNFHTANQRLQCFGDVIIPNPLDTFGNVPMPGSTDQTEALPLVVRKNSSDQSAAGPPAGGHHQPLHQSPLSATAGFTASTFRHPFPLPLMAYPFQSPLGAPSSSFSGKDRASPESLDLTRETTSLRTKMSSHHLSHHPCSPAHPPSAAEGLSLSLIKSECGDLQDMSEISPYSGSAMQEGLSPNHLKKAKLMFFYTRYPSSNMLKTYFSDVKFNRCITSQLIKWFSNFREFYYIQMEKYARQAINDGATSTEELSITRDCELYRALNMHYNKANDFEQVPERFLEVAQITLREFFNAIIAGKDVDPSWKKAIYKVICKLDSEVPEIFKSPNCLQELLHE, encoded by the exons ATGCCTGACCATGACAGCACAGCCCTCTTAAGCCGGCAAACCAAGAGGAGAAGAGTTGACATTGGAGTGAAAAGGACGGTAGGGACAGCATCTGCATTTTTTGCTAAGGCAAGAGCAACGTTTTTTAGTGCCATGAATCCCCAAGGTTCCGAACAGGATGTTGAGTATTCAGTGGTGCAGCATGCAGATGGGGAAAAGTCAAATGTACTGCGCAAGCTGCTGAAGAGGGCGAACTCGTATGAAGATGCCATGATGCCTTTTCCAGGAGCAACCATAATTTCCCAGCTGTTGAAAAATAACATGAACAAAAATGGTGGCACAGAGCCCAGTTTCCAAGCCAGCGGTCTCTCTAGCACAGGCTCCGAAGTACATCAGGAGGATATATGCAGCAACTCTTCAAGAGACAGCCCCCCAGAGTGTCTTTCCCCTTTTGGCAGGCCTACTATGAGCCAGTTTGATATGGATCGCTTATGTGATGAGCACCTGAGAGCAAAGCGCGCCCGGGTTGAGAATATAATTCGGGGTATGAGCCATTCCCCCAGCGTGGCATTAAGGggcaatgaaaatgaaagagagatgGCCCCGCAGTCTGTGAGTCCCCGGGAAAGTTACCGAGAAAACAAACGCAAGCAAAAGctgccccagcagcagcagcagagttTCCAGCAGCTGGTTTCAGCCCGGAAAGAACAGAAGCGAGAGGAGCGCCGGCAGCTGAAGCAGCAGCTGGAGGACATGCAGAAACAGCTGCGCCAGCTGCAGGAGAAGTTCTACCAGATCTACGACAGCACTGATTCTGAGAATGATGAAGACGGTAACCTGTCTGAAGACAGCATGCGCTCGGAGATCTTGGACGCCAGGGCCCAGGACTCCGTCGGGAGGTCGGATAACGAGATGTGTGAGCTCGACCCAGGACAGTTCATTGACCGGGCCCGGGCTCTGATCAGAGAGCAGGAGATGGCGGAGAACAAGCCGAAACGAGAAGGCAACAACAAAGACCGCGACCACGGGCCAAACTCCTTACAACCAGAAGGCAAACATTTGGCCGAGACCTTGAAGCAGGAGCTGAACACTGCCATGTCGCAAGTCGTGGACACTGTGGTCAAAGTCTTCTCGGCCAAACCTTCCCGCCAGCTTCCTCAGGTCTTCCCGCCCCTGCAGATCCCCCAGGCCAGGTTCGCAGTCAATGGGGAAAACCACAATTTCCACACCGCCAACCAGCGCCTGCAGTGCTTTGGCGATGTCATCATTCCGAACCCCCTGGACACCTTCGGCAACGTGCCGATGCCTGGCTCCACCGACCAGACGGAAGCTCTGCCCCTGGTTGTGCGCAAAAACTCATCTGACCAGTCGGCCGCCGGCCCCCCGGCAGGCGGCCACCACCAGCCCCTGCACCAGTCGCCTCTCTCCGCCACCGCGGGCTTCACCGCCTCCACCTTCCGccaccccttccccctgcccttgATGGCCTACCCGTTTCAGAGTCCCTTAGGTGCTCCCTCCAGCTCCTTCTCTGGGAAAGACAGAGCCTCTCCTGAATCCTTAGACTTAACTAGGGAGACCACAAGCCTGCGGACCAAGATGTCATCCCACCACCTGAGCCACCACCCCTGTTCCCCGGCCCACCCGCCCAGCGCCGCCGAGGGGCTCTCCTTGTCGCTCATCAAGTCCGAATGCGGTGACCTTCAAGACATGTCCGAAATCTCACCTTATTCGGGAAGTGCa ATGCAGGAAGGATTGTCACCCAATCACTTGAAAAAAGCAAAGCTCATGTTCTTTTATACCCGTTATCCCAGCTCCAATATGCTGAAGACCTACTTCTCCGATGTAAAG TTCAACAGATGCATTACCTCTCAGCTCATCAAGTGGTTTAGCAATTTCCGTGAGTTTTACTACATTCAGATGGAGAAGTATGCGCGTCAAGCCATCAATGACGGGGCCACCAGTACCGAAGAGCTGTCTATAACCAGAGACTGTGAGCTGTACAGGGCTCTGAACATGCACTACAATAAAGCAAATGACTTTGAG
- the PROX1 gene encoding prospero homeobox protein 1 isoform X3, which translates to MPDHDSTALLSRQTKRRRVDIGVKRTVGTASAFFAKARATFFSAMNPQGSEQDVEYSVVQHADGEKSNVLRKLLKRANSYEDAMMPFPGATIISQLLKNNMNKNGGTEPSFQASGLSSTGSEVHQEDICSNSSRDSPPECLSPFGRPTMSQFDMDRLCDEHLRAKRARVENIIRGMSHSPSVALRGNENEREMAPQSVSPRESYRENKRKQKLPQQQQQSFQQLVSARKEQKREERRQLKQQLEDMQKQLRQLQEKFYQIYDSTDSENDEDGNLSEDSMRSEILDARAQDSVGRSDNEMCELDPGQFIDRARALIREQEMAENKPKREGNNKDRDHGPNSLQPEGKHLAETLKQELNTAMSQVVDTVVKVFSAKPSRQLPQVFPPLQIPQARFAVNGENHNFHTANQRLQCFGDVIIPNPLDTFGNVPMPGSTDQTEALPLVVRKNSSDQSAAGPPAGGHHQPLHQSPLSATAGFTASTFRHPFPLPLMAYPFQSPLGAPSSSFSGKDRASPESLDLTRETTSLRTKMSSHHLSHHPCSPAHPPSAAEGLSLSLIKSECGDLQDMSEISPYSGSAISFYFPLEGKQNKDAVPRRLGLRKIT; encoded by the coding sequence ATGCCTGACCATGACAGCACAGCCCTCTTAAGCCGGCAAACCAAGAGGAGAAGAGTTGACATTGGAGTGAAAAGGACGGTAGGGACAGCATCTGCATTTTTTGCTAAGGCAAGAGCAACGTTTTTTAGTGCCATGAATCCCCAAGGTTCCGAACAGGATGTTGAGTATTCAGTGGTGCAGCATGCAGATGGGGAAAAGTCAAATGTACTGCGCAAGCTGCTGAAGAGGGCGAACTCGTATGAAGATGCCATGATGCCTTTTCCAGGAGCAACCATAATTTCCCAGCTGTTGAAAAATAACATGAACAAAAATGGTGGCACAGAGCCCAGTTTCCAAGCCAGCGGTCTCTCTAGCACAGGCTCCGAAGTACATCAGGAGGATATATGCAGCAACTCTTCAAGAGACAGCCCCCCAGAGTGTCTTTCCCCTTTTGGCAGGCCTACTATGAGCCAGTTTGATATGGATCGCTTATGTGATGAGCACCTGAGAGCAAAGCGCGCCCGGGTTGAGAATATAATTCGGGGTATGAGCCATTCCCCCAGCGTGGCATTAAGGggcaatgaaaatgaaagagagatgGCCCCGCAGTCTGTGAGTCCCCGGGAAAGTTACCGAGAAAACAAACGCAAGCAAAAGctgccccagcagcagcagcagagttTCCAGCAGCTGGTTTCAGCCCGGAAAGAACAGAAGCGAGAGGAGCGCCGGCAGCTGAAGCAGCAGCTGGAGGACATGCAGAAACAGCTGCGCCAGCTGCAGGAGAAGTTCTACCAGATCTACGACAGCACTGATTCTGAGAATGATGAAGACGGTAACCTGTCTGAAGACAGCATGCGCTCGGAGATCTTGGACGCCAGGGCCCAGGACTCCGTCGGGAGGTCGGATAACGAGATGTGTGAGCTCGACCCAGGACAGTTCATTGACCGGGCCCGGGCTCTGATCAGAGAGCAGGAGATGGCGGAGAACAAGCCGAAACGAGAAGGCAACAACAAAGACCGCGACCACGGGCCAAACTCCTTACAACCAGAAGGCAAACATTTGGCCGAGACCTTGAAGCAGGAGCTGAACACTGCCATGTCGCAAGTCGTGGACACTGTGGTCAAAGTCTTCTCGGCCAAACCTTCCCGCCAGCTTCCTCAGGTCTTCCCGCCCCTGCAGATCCCCCAGGCCAGGTTCGCAGTCAATGGGGAAAACCACAATTTCCACACCGCCAACCAGCGCCTGCAGTGCTTTGGCGATGTCATCATTCCGAACCCCCTGGACACCTTCGGCAACGTGCCGATGCCTGGCTCCACCGACCAGACGGAAGCTCTGCCCCTGGTTGTGCGCAAAAACTCATCTGACCAGTCGGCCGCCGGCCCCCCGGCAGGCGGCCACCACCAGCCCCTGCACCAGTCGCCTCTCTCCGCCACCGCGGGCTTCACCGCCTCCACCTTCCGccaccccttccccctgcccttgATGGCCTACCCGTTTCAGAGTCCCTTAGGTGCTCCCTCCAGCTCCTTCTCTGGGAAAGACAGAGCCTCTCCTGAATCCTTAGACTTAACTAGGGAGACCACAAGCCTGCGGACCAAGATGTCATCCCACCACCTGAGCCACCACCCCTGTTCCCCGGCCCACCCGCCCAGCGCCGCCGAGGGGCTCTCCTTGTCGCTCATCAAGTCCGAATGCGGTGACCTTCAAGACATGTCCGAAATCTCACCTTATTCGGGAAGTGCaatatccttttattttcccctcgagggaaaacaaaacaaagacgcTGTCCCCAGAAGGTTAGGTTTACGTAAAATCACGTAG